The Thermodesulfobacteriota bacterium genome includes the window AAAGTCATCGAATTGACAAAGAACAATGAAACTGAATTACTTTATCGTAACATTTGTACTACTCTAAACGAAAATGAATTTAAAAAAGCAGCATAAGTTTTCGCTCAATTGGGGTTATACTAAAAATGAATTATTCAGAAGTACTAAAGCAACTAAAAAAATTATCTAATCCTGAAATCGCCAAGGCAAAACGTAACCGTGGTAGTTTAGCAAAAAATGCCTACGGGATAATGGTAAAAGATTTAAAAATATTGGCAAAGGGGATTGGCACAAATCACTTCCTTGCACTAAATCTATTTAAATCAGGCATCCATGAAGCAAAAAAACTTGCCAGCATGATCGACGAACCGGCAAAAGTAACGGAATTCCAAATGGAGGCATGGGTGAAAAAATTTGATTCTTGGGACATTTGCGATTGCTGTTGTAGTTCTTTATTTGTAAAAACACCTTTTGCATGCAAAAAAATCTTTGAATGGTGTAACCGCAAAAGAGAATACGAAAAAAGAGCAGCCTTCTCTTTAATGGCACACCTTGTTTTTCATGATAAAATAAGCAGTGATAACAAATT containing:
- a CDS encoding DNA alkylation repair protein codes for the protein MNYSEVLKQLKKLSNPEIAKAKRNRGSLAKNAYGIMVKDLKILAKGIGTNHFLALNLFKSGIHEAKKLASMIDEPAKVTEFQMEAWVKKFDSWDICDCCCSSLFVKTPFACKKIFEWCNRKREYEKRAAFSLMAHLVFHDKISSDNKFERFFPIIKQESTDERNFVKKAVNWALRQIGKRNINLNKKAIATAEEIKRLNSKSAQWIANNALNELTKEKINILGYPRN